TCTGGCATCCACGTGACTGGGGAGCAGGCGCAGCTCTGGACCGATAAAGCCCTGGTCCGGAGCTGGAAGGACCCTGGGCACCCAGTTCTGCCAGCCACCACACTCAAGGGCTGGCTGCGGGAGAGCGCTGAGCGGCTGCTTCGGGGATTGGGGCAACCGGCGTGCGATGGCTCCCGTCCCGGAGCAATGTGTGGGTTGTGCTTGGTCTGCGAGCTTTTTGGGGCGCCCCGCAGGCGCTCTACCTTGCGCTTTTCGGATGCAGTACTTGCGGAGAGCAGAACAGACGTGCGCATGAACGTCTCGCTCAGCCGACACCGCAAGACGGCCTATGAAGAGCGGCTCTTCTCCACCGAGGTCGCCTGGCAGAAGGAGCTTACGGCACACATCGAGGGCTGGTTCGGTTCGCGAGCAGAAGCCCAACAGGCGGCTGCCCTCTTGTATGTAGCGGCAAGAGCTGGCTTTGCCATCGGTGCGGCGCGCTCCCGAGGGCTGGGCTGGCTGAAGCTTAAGGCGTTTACGGCGAGCGTGGACGGTAAGGAGCTTTCCGATGAGGACCTTGTTGCGCAGAGCAAAGCCCTCGTATCCCAGACGGAGAGCCGAGCATGATGGAATACTTTTTCTGCCTCACACCGGAAAAGCCTCTACGCACAGGCACCCTCAAGACCCGAGGGGACTATCTGGACACACGGGACTACCTGCCCGGCAGCGTCCTACGGGGCGCCTTGGCCGAGTGGCTCAGACTCCAGGGCAAAGAAAGCCAGATCGTCCCGACGGTGCAGAAGGTGCGCTTTGGGAATTTCTTCCCCAGCGTCTCGGAGTCCGTGTGGGTGTTGCCCTTCCCCATGACGGCGCTGGAGTGCAAGCTTCACGGGGGCTTCCGGCGTATCCCCAAGGGAACGCAGGAAAAACCCGGGCACGGCATCCGGGATAGCCTTCTGATTGCGCTGGCGTATTCAGAACTGGAGCGGCAGGGAGCCCGCTTCCCTGTGCCTATGCTCCTGCGTTGCACTCATGAAGCTGCTGGGCAGCGATGCGGCGGTCGCATGGAGCGAGTGAGTGGGAGCGGGTTTTATGCGGCTCTTCCCGAAGGCTGGAGGATCGTGAAAGTTGACAAGGCACTTCAGACGAAGGTGGCGCTCAGCCGCCACCGCCGCGCCGCCCAGGAAGGGATGCTCTACCGGGTGATCGGTGTGCGCCCGACACACTGCTTCGTCGGGCGGCTCTGGACCGGGGACAACGCGGTTCTGGGAGAGCTTCAGAAGGCGGTGGAGCACGTGGGCATCGGCGCCCTGACCACCCGGGGTTTTGGCACGGCACGCCTGAAAGAGACCGAACCTCGCCTGGATCCCATTGCGGAGCGCCTCCGAACCTTCAACGAGAAGCTCCGGGAGGTGTGGCGCGACCTAGCGGCGCTCGCCCGGCAGGTGGGCAGCTCCGTTCCGGATGCGCCGTCCGGAACCTACTTCAGCGTGGACCTGCTGGCGCCCGCCGTTCTCCGTGATCCGCAGGGACTGCCCACGCTCCGGCTTCATCTGGAGTTCAACGGACAGCTACTGGAGCCTGTGTTCTGGGCAACGCAGCCCGTCTTTGTGGGGGGATTTTCGCCGGCGTGGGGGCTTCCGAAACCGACTCACCTGGGTGCAGCGATGGGGAGCGTGTATGTGTTCCGCGTGGAGGCCTCCCCGGATGCTCTTGTTCCGTTTCTCGAAGACCTTGAAGCCCGCGGTGTGGGCATCCGCACCGACGAAGGCTTGGGCGAAATCCTCGTCTGCCATCCGTTCCATAAGGAGGTGATGCCGGTATGAGCGCCGAAGCAAAGGTTTTACAGCAGATTGAGCACAGCCTCGACGACATCGTGCGGAAGGCAGAGTCCTGTGTTACAGGAACGCGTGCGGCGAGCTTAGACCTTGAGGAATCGCAGCTGCGCAACCTTCAGAACCTGGCCTCGGCAACCGATTCCGTGTTGGCGCTGGAAAACTTCATCGGCTACCAGATGGGACGCAAAAAGATCCCCGCTGAGGTGGGGCGCCAGATTCTGGAGGATATGCGAGAGCTAAGTCAGATGGCAGAGCAAATTGCCCAAAAGGACTCTGCTTTGCTGCGCCGGGTGTGGATGGAGCTCATCCGCCTCTATCTGGGCTTTCTGGTGCGGAAGTTCGTAGCGGAGCGGAAGGGCTGAGCAACATGGGAGTGCGAGAGAAATACGCGCATCTGCCATCCTTGAGAAGGGGTTTCCGGCTTTCGGGGCTCGATGCCCTCTTCGCTCGTCACCCGGTGCGGCTTGTCTACCTGTTCGGCTCGGCAGCCCGTATGCCGGAGGAGGCAGAAGATGTGGACTTGGCGCTCTTGCCCGCCCCGGACTTCCGCTTCCAGCCGTTCTATGCGGAGCTTTCCGAAGCGCTCGGCACCGACCGATTGGACCTGGTGGAGCTTCCCCAAGCGCCTCTCTGGCTGCGGGAGGAGATCATGCGCACGGGAATCTGCCTCTACGAGCGAGAGTCGGGCGAACGGATGCGCTGGGAAGCCGCTACGCGAGCACTTCTCCGGGAGGAAGGTCTCCGGACGCTTCGGAAAAAAGAGGACGCCATGGGACTGAACCGCGCCTTCATCGCCGCAGCGCTGGAGCAGCTCCAGAAGGTCAGTGCGGAGCTGGCGAAATATCGAACCGTAACCCTGCTGGAGCTAGAGACCAATCTGAGCCTCCGCTGGACAGTGGAGCGAGGGCTCCTGGCGGGATTGACGCTGATTTTCCAGCTTGCCGACCACATTCTCGCCGAGCACTTCCGAAGGAAGCCGGAAACGTACGAGGCGCTTTTGCGAGAGCCGTGCTCGGTGGGTGTGATCTCCCAATCCCTGTACGCTTCCCTGCGCGGAGCGGGAGGGTTTCGGAACGTGCTCGTGCACGAATACGTGCAGATTGACCTCCGGCATGTGCTCGAAGCCCTCCAGCAGGCCCCGGAACGGTACTCTCTGTTTGCCCGAGAAATTGCCGTGTGGCTGGAAAAGCAGAGGGAGGGATAGCCCATGCACTCGTTCTGGCATTTCGAGAACCGCTGGCTCATCACGGCGACCCTGCGGATGAAGACCGCCCTCTCCGTGGGCGCCCGCGCGTCGCTCATGCCCACAGGCTCTGATCTTCCTGTCATCAAGACCCCGGAGGGCATTCCCTTCATCCCGGGCTCCTCGCTCAAAGGCGTGGTGCGGGCATATGTGGAGCGGCTTTTGCGAACGATGGACGAGCTCAAGCAGACCCATCGCGGGGAACGGCTCTGGGCGTGCGATCCCCTGGATGACGCACAGCGCTGTGTTTCGGGAGAGCGCAAGAAGACGCTCTGGGAGGAGGCTCAGGAAGATGATGCGCGTTTTACCGAACTCCTCTGGCAGCACTCCTGCACCGCCTGCCGGCTCTTCGGCTCCCCC
This sequence is a window from Armatimonadota bacterium. Protein-coding genes within it:
- a CDS encoding DUF86 domain-containing protein is translated as MGVREKYAHLPSLRRGFRLSGLDALFARHPVRLVYLFGSAARMPEEAEDVDLALLPAPDFRFQPFYAELSEALGTDRLDLVELPQAPLWLREEIMRTGICLYERESGERMRWEAATRALLREEGLRTLRKKEDAMGLNRAFIAAALEQLQKVSAELAKYRTVTLLELETNLSLRWTVERGLLAGLTLIFQLADHILAEHFRRKPETYEALLREPCSVGVISQSLYASLRGAGGFRNVLVHEYVQIDLRHVLEALQQAPERYSLFAREIAVWLEKQREG
- the csx10 gene encoding CRISPR-associated RAMP protein Csx10, encoding MMEYFFCLTPEKPLRTGTLKTRGDYLDTRDYLPGSVLRGALAEWLRLQGKESQIVPTVQKVRFGNFFPSVSESVWVLPFPMTALECKLHGGFRRIPKGTQEKPGHGIRDSLLIALAYSELERQGARFPVPMLLRCTHEAAGQRCGGRMERVSGSGFYAALPEGWRIVKVDKALQTKVALSRHRRAAQEGMLYRVIGVRPTHCFVGRLWTGDNAVLGELQKAVEHVGIGALTTRGFGTARLKETEPRLDPIAERLRTFNEKLREVWRDLAALARQVGSSVPDAPSGTYFSVDLLAPAVLRDPQGLPTLRLHLEFNGQLLEPVFWATQPVFVGGFSPAWGLPKPTHLGAAMGSVYVFRVEASPDALVPFLEDLEARGVGIRTDEGLGEILVCHPFHKEVMPV
- a CDS encoding RAMP superfamily CRISPR-associated protein, with product MSARLEVRLTFRLHSGIHVTGEQAQLWTDKALVRSWKDPGHPVLPATTLKGWLRESAERLLRGLGQPACDGSRPGAMCGLCLVCELFGAPRRRSTLRFSDAVLAESRTDVRMNVSLSRHRKTAYEERLFSTEVAWQKELTAHIEGWFGSRAEAQQAAALLYVAARAGFAIGAARSRGLGWLKLKAFTASVDGKELSDEDLVAQSKALVSQTESRA